The proteins below are encoded in one region of Halorhodospira halochloris:
- a CDS encoding contractile injection system protein, VgrG/Pvc8 family: MSDNLEQSKIWARVEVAGIVLQITAIDGEEKLSAPFRFDFSGPLDGECSRLWQSNLIVGNVAKLSWANGGWAPREVSGVVTSWSSGDCPVSGERRFTGRIEPCINQLNWNHSTRLYSRIEKRELVAQLLAKVGYDEDDFDWRVGSSTGQRGFILQAAESDYALLQRILAREGIYYTWIDGPTERPIFVDDSSALPGLQLRPNSCDNQLKVAPGNTLGHQHGYGLSGYRIREKLVEQPFVSAAKAHRYTDAGFDIERLQRIYSERSTGQQYRFFAWGYCSALRAGVCVNVSDLAAGGDDFVSRYEGRHLIVSARHRLRRGSNGQEFWVEIESMPELLGSKLLRYRPELPATQVRPLVMSAQVANSGHGAGRAQTAAAGMARVEAVVAEEGFAPISDPVQRLQPFASPAVHGAGWYTPLSGGNRVLVSCFDHDPDLPVILGVLPQAREKPLAPPFKCHDGGVQTRTGQGLLVEGAGSCAADGSRISLHSPGLASLLDIKLGQSRSADMVRLACAEGPIELDCQAQAQEIAAGQRSEAVAANDRLEVANGCASFDSAANISVRAGGSAVVGSSESLNCSAGGNVEFNAKAGMAITAGYDLELGSAGKGIEVQVDQGRFSLQAQESLDVSSLNGMVSFANGANSAGVAVSAQGSVQIWGNSITIAADQNISLTGDVEYSS, from the coding sequence ATGAGCGATAATTTAGAACAGAGCAAAATATGGGCACGGGTCGAGGTTGCAGGTATCGTGTTGCAAATTACTGCCATAGATGGTGAAGAGAAGCTTTCTGCTCCGTTTCGTTTTGATTTTTCCGGCCCCCTTGATGGAGAGTGCTCACGCCTATGGCAATCCAATCTCATAGTTGGGAATGTTGCGAAATTAAGCTGGGCTAATGGCGGTTGGGCTCCTCGCGAAGTGTCTGGTGTAGTTACCAGCTGGTCGTCAGGGGACTGTCCGGTGAGTGGCGAGAGGCGATTTACAGGTCGGATCGAGCCATGTATTAATCAACTCAACTGGAACCACTCGACAAGACTCTATTCCCGGATAGAAAAGCGAGAACTAGTTGCTCAATTGCTAGCCAAGGTAGGTTACGACGAGGATGATTTTGACTGGCGTGTAGGGTCGTCGACTGGTCAGCGGGGCTTTATTCTGCAGGCGGCAGAGAGCGATTATGCGCTCTTGCAACGCATCCTGGCGCGAGAAGGTATCTATTACACTTGGATAGATGGCCCTACAGAGAGGCCTATATTTGTCGATGACTCTAGCGCATTACCTGGCTTGCAATTGCGCCCAAATTCCTGCGATAACCAGTTAAAGGTGGCGCCAGGCAATACGCTTGGTCATCAACACGGTTATGGCTTATCCGGATACCGCATCCGGGAAAAGTTAGTAGAACAACCCTTTGTCTCGGCTGCCAAAGCACATAGATACACAGATGCCGGTTTTGACATAGAACGCTTGCAGCGCATCTATTCCGAGCGTAGCACTGGGCAGCAGTATCGGTTTTTTGCTTGGGGATATTGCTCAGCTTTACGAGCTGGTGTTTGTGTCAACGTTAGTGATCTAGCTGCCGGCGGAGATGACTTTGTGAGCCGTTATGAAGGTCGGCATTTGATAGTCTCCGCCCGTCATCGACTGCGCCGGGGCTCTAATGGTCAGGAGTTCTGGGTTGAAATAGAGAGCATGCCGGAACTGCTCGGCAGCAAGTTGCTGCGTTATCGTCCCGAACTGCCTGCCACGCAGGTGCGCCCTCTGGTGATGAGCGCTCAGGTAGCCAACTCTGGGCACGGCGCAGGGCGTGCTCAGACTGCGGCAGCCGGAATGGCTAGAGTGGAGGCAGTGGTCGCCGAAGAGGGCTTTGCGCCGATATCGGATCCAGTGCAGCGCCTTCAGCCTTTTGCCTCCCCGGCAGTACATGGTGCCGGGTGGTATACACCGCTGAGCGGGGGAAACCGCGTTTTGGTCTCCTGCTTTGATCACGATCCTGATTTGCCGGTAATACTCGGAGTGTTGCCGCAGGCAAGGGAAAAGCCGTTGGCCCCACCTTTCAAATGTCATGACGGTGGTGTGCAGACTCGCACCGGTCAAGGTTTACTGGTCGAGGGAGCCGGCAGTTGTGCAGCTGATGGTTCGCGGATATCTCTGCACAGTCCTGGCCTAGCGAGCCTTTTGGATATCAAGCTGGGCCAGTCGCGCTCTGCCGATATGGTCCGCCTCGCCTGTGCCGAAGGGCCTATAGAGCTGGATTGCCAAGCGCAGGCACAGGAGATCGCTGCAGGCCAGAGGTCTGAGGCGGTTGCAGCTAATGATCGTCTAGAAGTGGCCAATGGGTGCGCAAGCTTCGACTCTGCTGCCAATATCAGTGTTCGAGCTGGGGGATCCGCAGTGGTAGGCTCAAGCGAGAGCTTAAATTGTTCAGCTGGTGGCAATGTTGAATTTAATGCTAAGGCCGGTATGGCTATAACTGCAGGGTATGATCTGGAGTTGGGCTCAGCTGGCAAAGGGATTGAAGTTCAGGTGGATCAAGGAAGATTTTCGCTCCAGGCCCAAGAGAGTTTGGATGTCTCGAGCTTGAATGGGATGGTGAGCTTTGCCAATGGCGCCAATTCAGCCGGAGTAGCTGTGTCTGCCCAGGGTTCTGTGCAAATTTGGGGCAACAGCATAACCATAGCAGCTGATCAAAATATCTCGCTTACCGGCGATGTCGAATACAGCAGCTAA
- a CDS encoding zinc ribbon-containing protein, which translates to MSNPEAENQDRLSQGYELLLDRVRKIFAEAEEHVPSLSEALSHAKQECINNGELTHEEANQVEHYLRRDAEEAGAWLAQSSDDDPHLGDWLRMDLQMLESWLWEAFSSIADRTKLELQGFTTTGEPSVYHSGEVAGPGTLQCFSCGRELSFSRPEAIPKCPGCDNEEFIRTGYGDFED; encoded by the coding sequence ATGAGCAACCCTGAAGCGGAGAATCAAGATCGCCTAAGCCAAGGTTATGAGCTACTACTAGATAGGGTCAGAAAGATATTCGCAGAAGCTGAGGAGCACGTCCCCTCCCTCAGCGAGGCGTTAAGCCATGCCAAACAAGAGTGCATTAACAATGGTGAGTTAACTCACGAAGAGGCTAACCAGGTAGAGCACTATCTGCGCCGAGATGCTGAAGAAGCCGGTGCTTGGCTCGCTCAAAGCAGTGATGATGATCCACATCTAGGTGACTGGCTGCGCATGGATCTGCAAATGCTTGAGAGCTGGCTATGGGAGGCCTTCTCATCCATCGCTGATCGCACCAAACTGGAGTTGCAAGGGTTCACTACCACCGGCGAACCAAGTGTATATCACAGTGGTGAGGTTGCTGGGCCAGGCACCTTGCAGTGCTTCTCCTGCGGCCGCGAACTGAGCTTTTCCCGCCCTGAGGCTATCCCGAAGTGCCCTGGCTGCGATAATGAGGAATTTATTCGCACCGGCTACGGCGATTTTGAAGATTAA
- a CDS encoding type VI secretion system Vgr family protein encodes MESMERITSANPSAQQQVASLQPSLFALLTKRHPNRLFRIGLPGIDSEIIEVETVEGVEQVGDDYSYTVRISSDHLLDRSNWMAATVSLALSLEPNPHVIHGIIFAVEDVAHPTALTSLVIKIRSPLALLELSRHQRVWRNISAADAAYGVLTELLPANTSVSLEVQGSHEKQAILLQGQESDLEFIQRILSRAGLFMLLRHRQSLTEVVISDSLQGSSSSSLELDYVPQSGQVRSPGTIFGLRSWTELKPRQVAIAGFDPQFPAQSQAAVASSALTDPLVQSQPASRWGEVERFGECGGGRESHEKLAQVYQRAFDAQRGGIEIDTENRLTPGQIVRINNHPNHALNSAYFVISANHQGDQAAAIRGGPGKERASYICRARLLSVALEYADLPKNRLAASGLMVAELEGSNPSQAYIDEEGSYRARLAMDQGDSPPGQATPPLRLLQPYGGRSYGWHWPMLPHTKVAVAGLDGDLERPIMLGALGNQHQPLPVNSANPDQHVLRTPAGHELVFDDRDGAESLSLTAAQKSGELRMEAGRQDCDARVSLSSAQGALEINSGGNFNIACGGNRLVEVAADCSTQVGGDWTIAVDEGEIRWSAGANLSLSAEQGDLWCSAENANAQIDAGESLNLSSGQGMLLKTRHGDATVVAEAGCLAVGSHGDIEIISNGGGKIAIGSDFGIRIDGDGDVVIEGENISLEAKKISLRASEITEN; translated from the coding sequence ATGGAATCCATGGAGCGGATTACTTCAGCTAACCCTTCGGCTCAACAGCAGGTTGCCAGTCTGCAGCCGTCATTATTTGCTTTGCTAACCAAACGCCACCCAAATCGCTTGTTCAGAATTGGTTTGCCTGGAATTGACAGTGAAATCATTGAGGTAGAGACGGTTGAGGGTGTGGAGCAGGTAGGAGATGACTATAGCTACACTGTGCGCATTTCAAGCGATCACTTGCTCGATCGTTCAAACTGGATGGCTGCTACAGTCAGCTTGGCTTTGTCGCTAGAGCCTAACCCGCATGTCATTCATGGTATTATATTCGCAGTCGAAGATGTTGCCCATCCAACAGCTTTAACCTCTCTTGTCATAAAAATCCGCTCCCCGTTGGCACTTTTGGAGCTATCTCGCCATCAACGGGTATGGCGCAATATCAGCGCTGCGGACGCAGCATACGGGGTTCTCACTGAATTGCTGCCAGCAAACACCTCGGTGTCGCTCGAGGTTCAGGGCTCGCACGAGAAACAGGCGATTCTGCTCCAGGGCCAGGAGAGTGACTTGGAGTTTATCCAGCGGATACTCTCGCGCGCTGGGCTATTTATGTTGCTCAGACATCGGCAAAGCCTTACCGAAGTGGTGATCAGTGACTCTCTACAGGGAAGTAGCAGTTCAAGTTTGGAGCTCGATTACGTTCCGCAAAGCGGGCAGGTGCGGTCTCCTGGAACTATTTTCGGCCTCCGCAGCTGGACCGAACTGAAGCCTAGGCAAGTTGCAATAGCTGGCTTTGACCCGCAATTTCCAGCCCAATCGCAGGCGGCCGTGGCTAGTAGCGCATTAACTGACCCCCTTGTGCAGTCGCAGCCGGCTAGTAGATGGGGTGAGGTGGAGCGCTTTGGTGAGTGTGGCGGTGGCAGAGAGTCCCACGAGAAACTTGCGCAGGTCTATCAGCGTGCCTTTGATGCCCAACGCGGCGGCATAGAAATAGATACCGAGAACAGGTTAACGCCTGGCCAAATCGTTCGTATTAACAACCATCCTAACCACGCTTTAAATAGTGCCTATTTTGTTATCAGCGCCAACCACCAAGGGGATCAGGCGGCAGCTATTCGAGGGGGTCCGGGAAAAGAAAGAGCCAGCTATATTTGCCGGGCGAGGCTGTTATCTGTCGCCCTTGAGTACGCCGATCTGCCCAAGAACAGATTAGCTGCCAGCGGCCTAATGGTAGCCGAGCTTGAAGGCTCTAACCCTAGTCAAGCTTATATTGATGAGGAAGGATCTTACCGGGCACGTCTGGCTATGGACCAGGGGGACTCTCCGCCTGGCCAGGCAACGCCACCACTGCGCTTGCTCCAGCCTTATGGTGGTAGAAGCTACGGTTGGCATTGGCCAATGTTGCCCCATACAAAGGTCGCGGTGGCGGGGCTTGATGGCGATCTTGAGAGGCCGATAATGCTCGGTGCACTGGGCAATCAACATCAACCTTTGCCGGTCAATTCCGCCAATCCAGACCAACATGTGCTGCGCACACCGGCAGGTCATGAGTTGGTATTCGATGATCGTGATGGTGCTGAGTCGCTCTCCTTAACTGCTGCTCAAAAGTCCGGTGAGCTGCGCATGGAGGCTGGTCGGCAAGATTGTGATGCTCGAGTAAGCTTAAGTTCGGCGCAAGGGGCTCTAGAAATAAACAGTGGCGGTAACTTTAACATCGCCTGTGGCGGCAATCGGCTAGTTGAGGTTGCAGCCGATTGTTCCACCCAGGTGGGTGGTGATTGGACTATAGCGGTTGACGAAGGGGAGATAAGATGGAGCGCTGGGGCTAATCTAAGCTTAAGTGCCGAACAGGGCGATTTATGGTGTAGCGCTGAGAACGCAAACGCGCAGATTGATGCAGGAGAGTCGCTGAACTTGAGCAGCGGTCAAGGGATGCTGCTTAAAACTCGTCATGGTGATGCTACGGTGGTTGCTGAGGCGGGATGCTTAGCCGTTGGCTCGCATGGGGATATCGAAATCATCAGTAATGGGGGTGGCAAAATAGCAATAGGCAGCGATTTTGGCATAAGAATTGATGGCGATGGTGATGTGGTGATTGAGGGGGAAAACATCTCCCTGGAAGCCAAAAAAATCTCCTTGCGGGCTAGCGAGATAACCGAAAATTAA
- a CDS encoding type VI secretion system baseplate subunit TssG: MDKLPLALQRLVSRGYDFSLRQAVMLLESFNDEDSLRYVIRPSSELSFPAGEIRRCWIDEDGLWIIEANVLALAGGGSPLPHYWIERAAAEDRSGESLRALLNLINGSVYSVLVDCWRHVEQIAHPHGWVDSWRSLTVTSRSHDGLGLVPDLYCRLRSGKYALQSLVQRVSGTMAVAVSDRVHTWVGVDSAEPTEQGCLGGSTGLKVGEDFCLGGQTVVAGGMTKIVIGPLQHLDAVELSPGSARGEALKRLVGLYLGQRNQAQIELLIAPGERDTWVMGADKWRLGCSTWLAGNAERESSLLFSITTE, encoded by the coding sequence ATGGACAAATTGCCTTTAGCCCTGCAGCGACTCGTTTCTAGAGGTTATGATTTCTCGTTACGGCAAGCAGTTATGCTGCTGGAGAGCTTCAACGATGAAGATTCGCTGCGCTATGTTATCCGGCCTAGCAGTGAACTGAGTTTTCCCGCAGGTGAGATTAGGCGCTGTTGGATAGATGAGGACGGGCTTTGGATAATTGAGGCCAATGTCTTAGCGCTAGCCGGCGGTGGTTCGCCTTTACCGCACTACTGGATTGAAAGGGCTGCAGCTGAAGATCGCAGTGGCGAGAGTTTGCGGGCGCTGCTTAACTTAATCAACGGTTCTGTATATTCAGTTCTAGTCGATTGTTGGCGGCATGTTGAGCAGATAGCGCATCCTCATGGTTGGGTAGATTCCTGGCGCAGTTTAACGGTTACTTCACGGTCGCATGATGGACTGGGGCTTGTTCCCGATCTTTATTGCCGACTCCGGTCTGGCAAATATGCCCTGCAGAGCCTCGTGCAAAGGGTCAGTGGAACAATGGCAGTGGCAGTATCAGATAGAGTTCATACATGGGTCGGAGTAGACAGCGCCGAACCCACAGAGCAGGGGTGCTTGGGAGGTAGCACTGGCCTTAAAGTGGGCGAGGATTTTTGCCTAGGCGGGCAGACGGTTGTCGCGGGAGGGATGACGAAGATAGTCATAGGGCCGTTACAACACCTTGATGCTGTTGAGTTAAGCCCGGGCAGTGCAAGAGGTGAAGCATTAAAAAGATTAGTTGGACTTTATCTAGGACAGCGTAATCAGGCCCAAATCGAGCTTTTAATCGCCCCTGGTGAACGCGACACATGGGTAATGGGCGCAGATAAGTGGCGTCTAGGATGCTCAACCTGGCTTGCGGGCAACGCGGAGCGAGAAAGCTCTTTGCTCTTTTCAATAACCACTGAATAG